The following is a genomic window from Homo sapiens chromosome 7 genomic patch of type NOVEL, GRCh38.p14 PATCHES HSCHR7_3_CTG4_4.
CTAAGACAatgagaaattaaatataaatgtttaagacCAAACTTAAACCTAGAAAAAACATCATCTCAAAATGACATGTTTCCCATGGCATAAGAAGCTGCTACAACTTTTAAGTGTGTAGGTGGTGGATTTTGAAatctttctagatttttctttcttgagaaatCTGGGTTTATCTTGAAAACCctgaattagaaaaattagattGATTTCATTCAGCGGCAAACACAGGCAGATGTATACTGAatcatatttcttaaaaatctcaAATTTAGAAGATTGTGAGGTTGAATGAGGTCATCTCCTGAAGCTTCTATAGCAGGAATGCCGATCCATGATGAAGGACAggattgcatttattttctttagatgaTCTACCATTGaacagtagagacagggtccctcACGGTCTGTATCCAAACAGAACCCGGATTTTTACAGACTGATCGAGGCATAATGCTCAGAACTACATCTCTTTAGAGGCTCACtttgcaaggaaaaaagaaatcattctgcCCTAGAAGGGGGCTGTAGGAAGTATTCACAATGAGTCAATTAATATCAAGATCTCCTGTTCCAGGAAACTGTTACTAAGTATTACAAAGGAAATTTTATGTGCTCACATAAGTTTAGAAAACACTGGCTTAAAGCTGGTATAGAATTATTCTTTCCTAGAGAAATATTTACAGCATTCACTATGCTAATATGAATTGTGATCCCTAGACAGAGGCATCTGATGTGAAGTAAGTCTCAAACTTATTTGACTatagaacttatttttaaagtccTCTGAAGGGACCAGTGTTTTGAGGAAAACATTATGGGAGGTATGGGACTGGATCAAAAGCTAATGAGGATATTGTAAGGGGTATTGTCCTGGTGTGGAGTGGCTGCAGCACAACTTGAAGAGATCAATTTCTAGAATTTCATCCCACATCTGCTGAAATCAGTCATTTAAAGGTAGGGCAGGAGATAGctccattttaaataaatgtctcaGATAATTCTCATGTCCATTGAGGGCAGAGGTCCCACCAGTGCAGAGATGGGTTAAGAACCGCTCAATGATGTAACTTCCTAGGTCACTGTCAGTCACAATGCCATAATCCTTTTCATAAAGCCCTTTCTACTCCCAGCACTCTCTTCAAAGTATTCTTCACTTCTGAGTTCCTAAGACTACAGATAAGGGGATTGAGCATGGGATTAAAGAGGCTGTGAAACAGCAGGAGATATTTCTTCTGCTCCTTGGGGTTCCCATATCTGGGTCCAACATACATGATAATGGCTGTGCCATAAAAGAGTCCAATCACACAGAGGTGGGAGAAGCAGGTGCAGAAGGCTTTCCTCTGAACTTCCCTTGATTGGATCTGAAGGATAGCACAGAGGATGCACATATATGAAACTACAATTGTGGACAAGGGTCCCACCAGCCCAGAAATTGCTCCGGCCAAGACCATGTTCTCATTGATGTGGGTATCTGCACAGGCAAGTTTGAGAACAGCCAAGATTTCacaaaaaaagtgataaattttCTGGGGCCTACAGAAGGGTAAAGGTAGAAGTAACACAAGATGAATCAAGGATAAAAGGACTCCAGTGGTCCAGGAAGTCACCGCGAGGGTGATGCAGACTCTCCAGGTCATGATGGCCAAATATCGGAGGGGGTGGCAGATGGCCACGTACAGATCATAGGACATCACCACCAGGAGGAGACATTCTGTGACAGCAAAAGTGGAAAACAGAAAGGTCTGCATCATGCGGCCCGCAAAGGAGATGGGCTTGGCTGGATGCAGGAGGTTCACCAGCATCCGGGGCACCGTGTTGCAGGCGTAGGCGATGTCGACGACCGCCAGGTGtgagaggaagaagtacatgggggcGTGCAGTCTGGAGTCCAGTGAGATGAGCCCCAGTATGGTCCCGTTCCCCAGCAGGGTGAAGACGTAGAACAGGGAGAAGAGCCCAAAGAGGAGCATCTGAATCCTTGGGCCAACGGGAAATCCCAGTAGGAGGAACTCTGTGATGGATGTTATATTGTCCCCCATATCCCTATGACAGAGGAAATCAAGTTAATGCTCATGGTTTAGGAGAAGTGTTTAAAAACAGATTCATTTTAACTTGTTCGGCACTCTTTGGTGAAGTAGAAAAGTGTTCAGACAGCTGCAgtgagtttttgtgtttttaaatgaatgcttCAAGACAATTTGGTAAcgctaaaataaatgtttaaaaaatatatgcaggccgggtgcggtagctcacgcctgtaatcccagcactttgggaggccgaggcgggcggattgcctgagctcaggagttcgagaccagcattgacaacacggtgaaaccccatttctactaaaaatacaaaaaattagcccggcgtggcggcgtgtacctgtagtcccagctactcgggaggctgaggcaggagaattgcttgatcccaggaggcggagcttgcagtgagccgagatcacaacactgcattccagcctgggtgacagagccagactctgtctccagaaaaaaaaaaaaaaaaaaagaaaaggaaaaaaaacgcATGCACACGTATACataggtttcttttttattacgttaattttttaataaaggctaaaatttaaaaataaacgtGTCACATATTAATATATCcttttggtctttttttaaaaaaaatttggctcAGGCCTTTCAGGGATGAATGTCACATGTCAATGTAGTACACAGTTTTTGTTTGATTCAGTGAGCTATCTCATATCCTTCAAataaattcttcttttccttgGTCGTATTATTCAGAGTTTTTCTCTGCTATGTTTCAGAAACAATGAACACTAACTGATACACATGTCAAAGTCTTAAAACCACATTAAGTTTAATCTTAAAGTGGAAGGTTTAATTAAGGGCGGGCTATACTAAGGTTCGACATACCATCAGCCAAATACACCAGTGGTCATTCACCTCTTAAACTTTCCACTCTTGCACTGATCATCACCTCCACAGCAAATATCTCACAAAATCTTTTCTTATCCAAGTGTAAAGACTTATTTTTTAGCCCAGAaccttattttttgttatttactttCCCACAATGTTTAGATGAGCATTTATGTGAATGACTGAATAGATTTGCACCGTGTCATTATCTAAACACGAAAACAGGATCAGTAACTTTTGTTGGATTTGGGCTTACTATTGATAAACACTCTAGAATACACAGTTTTAAGCATTGTCTATGCAGGTGATTGGCAATAGTTCGATGAATTTATGAGGAATGCTGCAGAAAGAGTCTCTGAATTCTCTGATTGAACTCAGGCCTCCTTGATCCCACAATTAAAATGTTAGCATAAGCATGATATTGTCATTTTTGCttaaattttattctcattttttatgtaaaattatattgtCTTGGAGATAGGAAGGATGAGCAATAATCCTCCatttaaatgtccataaaattataaatttaatccTGCAAAACCGACTAAAAAGTATTTCATTTGCATTGGATTTTTCCTACCACCATTCCAAGGATAAGTATTATGCtcatgttgaaaaaataaaataatttagttatttattgatttcttgtcatttatttcatGTTGTCCTGAGATTGGATCTAAACTTTGAGCTCCTAATCATCGCTCAGATTGTGTGGCCTCGTAAGATTGTGCGTAATAAGTAAACAAGCATCTGTACACTTGTTAACTTAATGAGCTTCTGTATGTGACACtttaagcctttttaaaaattaagtgctGGGCTATGcttggtgtctcatgcctgtaatctaagcactttgggaggctgaggaaggaggttCGCTGGAACCCAggcatttgaaaccagcctgggcagcatagagacctcatctcttttaaaaaatttttaaaatagtaattatatgaaaaaaaaattttaaagaaaaaaagtgctggTCTTTTTTGTTAACGTTGAACATTTACCAGAGTCAGTTGCACACAGATATTTCTTGAACTTAAAAAAAGCTACCAGCCAAAATAACCATTAACATATTGATtgctttaatatattaatatactgaTAGATAATATGCTgatatctattaatatattttagtcaTATTATCCTATTATCTAAAACTATTGGTGAGCAAAATTTGAGCATTAAGAGAGTAGAAATGTACTTTTGCATGATATTAAAGTGTGACGGTAAAAGCAAACAAGCAATGAAAATGACCTTAAATTATATTTGACCAGAACTCACAAAGGCAGTTAGGAAATCCAGGTGTCTAGAGATGACTGCTGTGTAAGAACCTAGATAATCTTCATATAGAAAAGGCAAACATTTCTACAGTGTGGCTGAGTTTACTGATGGTGCTGGGAACTCTGCTGCCCATCTGAGAAATGCCAAGGAAGGATCTTGCTTCTTCAAGTGCTTTTGAGAAGGGAAGGTGTTATTAAGTCATCACCTCCACAGAGTACCTTCCAATTATCATGAGAGCTTTGTGTGACGCATGAGAAAATAGGCTTCACTTGCACCAGCATGATTTCCATAGAGACATGAAGAACCCAACCACTGTTATTCTTCTAGGGGCAGAGAATTGAGCTtctgtctcattctgtctctgAGGAAGCCACAGTGATAAAGAGAATGAGACTAAGGCAAGAACAGAAAATGCCTTTGTAACTGAAAGGATACATATATTATCTAAAGTAATATCCTGGGACCACGTGGCTATCACAGCTACCAAAATATGTGAATTTGTTAGagtttcatgaatatttatgcTATTCCTTCCCCAAACATTCAGAAAACACTTGGGAGATGCAAAGATCCATGTCTAGGTTTGTTTGGCGGTTAAAATAAAACCTTGACATTAATTCCTGCAGTCATTTCTTTTAGTGTAGTCTGCTTTCCCAAATACCCAAAAGCTGTTGGGAGAATAAACTTGAATTCCAAGGTCTTAATCATTAGGTCATTTTACATAGAAACTCAGACACTTTATTTTTAAGCACCAATCTGTAGATGTTGgagattcattttaaataatctgtGGGGCTCATTGACCTGTCTAGAAGAAGAATGGATAAGGCATAAGGATTGAGCaaaatttacttttgaaaattttcttttttttttttgataatatcTGGTCCTGCCCTTATGGGAAGGATAAAGCTCTGTAAAAGCACAGGGCCAGCTCCTGTTTTCTGAACCCTTTCTATGGATGGCGATGAATCTATGTATTCTACTTATCAGAGTAGGTTTACCCTCATGGATTATATTTGAGGTCCCACATCTGAGTGGTTGACATATTGTGCCAATATACCTAGCCAAAGTGCCCTTGCATTAGGCCTGGCTTGTTTACTAAGGTATCAGCTGGTTGGAAGGACCTAGGAGACTGTATGTATAAGCTGAGAGAGAGGCATCAGTGATATAGGGATCTGGGCCAACTGTTCATTCAGCCTACTTTtgtcttttgcattttctcttgCCCTAAAACATATTGCATCCATTATAGGATAGATGGTTGCAGTGACCATTCAGTCTTATGACTTGGTAGATCTAATAGCACTTCAGCTCAAGTTGGACAACTCCGGATTTATACTTACTTGGCATGCCTTTCTCACTTAGCttaataatttctagcttttaatttaatGACGTTCACTTGAACATTTAGAGGACATTATAGGGTGGTTAATTGGCTTAGCTTCAacattgttgtgtctcagggactAGGGAGgccagaagaggaagagagagagggaaatggcctgtcggtggagcagtcagaacacacacaacatttatcaattaagtttgctgtcttatgTGGACGTGCTTATGCTGCcctaaaataattacaatagtaacatcaaagatcacctATCACAGATCATCATAGCagacaataataataaacccATTTAAAATACTGTACAGATTATTAAAATTTGACCTAGGACACAAAATGAGatcatgctgttggaaaaatggtgcagATAGACTTGCTTGAGGCAGGTTAGCCACAAAATTTTAACACAATGGAAATGCAATATCTATGAAGCACAATAAATTGCAGAACGATAAAATGAGTTATGTCTGTATATAGAAATGGAATTAATTTGATTGTGTTTATCTTAAATTCTGTGACCTTAATGGACTCACTTCTTAATTTAAGGAGGTTTGTAAAATAGATTTATTTGGATTTCTATGTAGAAAGTCATGTCTGTTGTAAGTAGGGActgttctattttttccattctgaTCTGTATgtcctttaattattttcttgtcttattgcagtGTATAACTTCTAGCACTGTTTTGCATAAGGGTGATAAAAGCAGACATAGTTCCTTTATTCTTGATTTTAGAGAGGAaccattcagtttttcaccactaAATATGATGTTAGTATAGCTATGTCCTACATAACACTTTGGTCggtgatggactgcatatatgagaGTGGTCCCACAAGATTATAATGGGGGTGAAAAAATCATATTGCCAACTGATGTCATAGCCGTAATAATAttgtagcacaatgcattacttaCATGTTTGTGGGATTGCTGCTGTAAACAATCCTACTGCACTCCCAGCGTGGTTAAAAGCAAACAACTATGTATTTTACTATGCATTTACTACACTCTACTAaactttttgtcattattttattttattttattttggaggtggagtcttgttctgttgcccaggctggagtgcagtggtgcaatctcagttcactgaaacctctgcctcctgggttgaagtgattcttgtgtctcagcatcccaagtagctgagattataggtgtgcaacatcatgcttggctaattttttatattcttggtagagatggggtttcaccatgttggtcagcgttttcttgaactcctgactgcagatgatctgcctacctcagcctcccaaagtactgagattacaggtgtgagccactgtgcctggcctttgtcattattttagagtgcactccttttacttattaaaaaaagttaactgcTAAACAGTCTCAGGCAAGTCCATCaagaggtattccagaagaaggcattgctaTCATAGGAGACGACAGCCTCATGCATGCTCTTACCCGTGAAGTCCTTTCTGGATGTTCACACAATGTCAGAATCACTTGACcgcacatttctcagaacgtatccgCATCATTAAACAACACGTGATTGTATAGTGTTAGCTTTTTGTAGATGCTTTTTATCAAGTGGATGAAGTTTCCTCTATTCCTGCTTTATAGAgagcttttatcatgaatggatatCGAAATGTGTTAAATGTTTATTATGCATCAACTGATATAATGtaactttccttcttttgtttgttaACATGGTGGATTATTTTGATTGACTTTTTGAGATTTAATCAGGTCTGTTTTTCTGGAAACAATCCCCCGCTGGACATgggtaaattttgaaaaatatactatAGAACTCTATTTATCAAGTAAGTTatacatatctttatatatatatatgtatatatgtgtgtgtgtgtgacacacacacacactctctctctctctcctggttttggtatcactGTAATAAtagcttcaaaaaataaattgggaAATGCTCTCTCTTTTACTGTTTTCTGGAAAAGAttgtgtagaattggtgttaactttttaaaaacatgttagaATTCTCCAGTTAAACCATCtaagcataaatatttatttattggtagttttaaaattatgaattctattttcttaatggttATAGAGTTATTCAAATGATCTATTCATGCCTGGTGAGTTGAGTTAGTTTGTGTTGCAGGAGGAACACTgcattttgtccattttgtctATTGTCTAATTTATGTGTGTGGAGTTGTTTGTAATATTCCTTGATAGTccttttttatgtgtgtttatgtctgtAGTGATATCGCCTGTTTCattatgatatttaaaatttgttttttccttttaatttatgcTTGAGTTTGctaaattttattaatcttttaacaTAGCTAtctctttgtttcattgatttaaccattgtttttctcttgtaaatgtaagtgttttctgttcttatcttCATTAATCCCCACCCTCTACTTGCTTTGAGTTTattctgctcttctttttctaggttcCTGAGGTGGAAATCTATTGCTCACTAGAGACTTTTCCTCTTTACTAATGCGTGCATTTATTGCTCTAAGTTTCCTTCTCAGTACTTTGATATGTCACAGTTTCATGTTTATCcagttcaatgtatttttaaatttttccttgagACTTCTTTGACTGATAGATTATTGTgaagtgtgtttttaaatttccaaatgtttAGGGATTTTCATATCTTTCTTATGCTGATTTCCAATTGGATTCCCTACAATGATTTCTGGTTTTCATCTGCTCTGGATGATTACTatctcttttaaatttgttgtggCGAGTTTTAGGGCCTAGGACAGCTCTATCTTGCCATGTGTTTCGTCAGCActcaaaaaaaatatgtgtattctgctgttactgtgtggaatattctgtaaatgCCAAATAGATTCTTTTGGTTAATGGCATTTTGAGTTGTTTTATattcttgttgattttcttttttttcctctttttaaaaacatgaaatgctTCACAAAATTTTGTGTAATCTATATTCAAGAACCGTTTTAATCTTGTTGGCATCATTCTGATTTTAGAAAGTGCTGCCAAAGCCAACactccttgctgattttctgtctagttctatcaattattgaaaaAGGCATGAGGAAATTTctaactataattgtggattcaTCTATATctcctttcagttttctttttttaaaaaaatcaatgaaaatttattaaattaagcATAAAGTTACTTTCACATTTATCTACAACCACAGTGAATACAGTTCTTGGCATGAAGACACCACAACCTTTAGAATTTAAAGCCTCCTCACCTGCAagattacatatataaaactcCCACTATTGTTTCTCTAAGAGTGGATTAGTTCACCAAGTTAAAAGTTATATGAtctagaatataataaaatggaaatgatttaCTCATAAGATTCATATTCAAACCATCTTTATTTACGAAATACTATCCTGAGAACTATTATTCCATTAAACTTCAATTTGAGAAAAGTGCAATCACTTAAGTAACAGCAGTTACTTAAACTGAAAATGAGATCAGTCAAAATTACTTTTGAAGAAAGCAACAATATTGTCAGGTTTCTTGCTGTGGTTCTGGATGTCCAGTAGCAGGCTCCTTTGAAGGCGGAATCAATCCTGAAGGGAACTCGCTTCTACCTTCAGAATGTGGGGTTGGGGTAAAATCCAGGTCTCGGATGAAGGTAAGGAGGTAAACCCCTCGGTGGATAGATGTTTCTCATTGCAAATGGAGCATGTGGTGGACCTGGGAAATCCCTTGGTGGAAAATAACCTCGAGAAGCTCCAAACAtggttcctggaggaggtggggggaaaGGAGGTCCTCTTCTCATGAACGGGCCCCTTGTATCCACTGGAAACAATGGTCCTCTGACTGGAGCAAGAGGTGGAGGAATAAAGCCAGGGCCAGTTGCTTCATTTTCAGCAGGGAGAGATGAATCAGGCACATTTAAATTACCAAGATCATCTTTGGCATCATTTCTACTGGATTCCATTTCTGAAGGCATTGACCTATCCATTTTATCCAAAGAAGTCATTTTAAAACTTCTGGGTTCTGCTGGTCCAGACAGTCTTTCAGAATTAGAATAAAATCTGTCTTCCCTTTGTGGAGGAAGAGTTGAATCAGGATATGATTGCCCTGGTGGAGGAAACATCATCCTACGGTCCTGTTCCACCGGAGATGACAGGGACCCAGTGTCAGAAGGAGCCCTGTGAGGATCGATTAACCTGTCATAGCTTGGTTCTCCTCTTTCATTGGTAATCTGATGGTCCAGGGGATTCCCTGGGCTGCTtgggcctcttcctcctccccctggaAGCACAGGTGAGAGTCTGAGTGGATCCTCCAACAAAGTTTGAGGAGAGGGAAAAGCTCTCGTTTCAGATGAAGGCCGACCCAATGGTGAGGGACTACATGGGGAATGCTCTCTGCCAAATGCTGTATTTGAAACATCGAGTGCATTAGGATCTTTTTCTAAAAGTTCAAATTTCAACTCtgtttcagttaatttttgtttgttgtgagcattttctttccttaaatcacTGAGGTTTCTTTCAGCAGTCCGAGCTGCCAACCAATTATCATGTCCTCTTTTCTCGTAGGAAATAACCTGCTTTTGATAAAAATGAACAGTTCTCTCCAATTCTTCTTCAAGATCTTTGGCTAGCTTTCTATAGGTCTCCAGCCCTTCAGTGGCACGGCTGATCTTTTCTTCCACTCTAGAaagcttctcttcttcctctattCGGTAATTTTCCTCCACTGTTAATTTCCTGTagagtttcatttcattttcttgatagaattcagtcattattttaagtttctGTTGAAGCTTCTGATTCtcactttcaaaatatatgttttctgaTTGCAAAGATGCTTGTTGAGTCTGAAGATTTTTAATATGCTCTGTAAGCTCTTCCTTTGTTTTGTCCACTTCAGATAACTGAATAATAATgtggtttctttctccttctaagctttttaaagaaacatttaacttaGCAGCATGAATCAGTTTCTTCAAAGCTCCTTTCAGAGGATCATCTAAGTTAGCACCATTTTCCCATTGACTGTTCACTTCTAATTCCAGGTTATCATCATCCGTTGTGTCTTCTTCAAGCACAGCAGCCTGATCTTTCATCATTGGCAAGTGTCCAGTCAGGGTCTTGATGtgattttctttatcattcagAACTTGTTCTGCGTGCACTTTGGAGtcttcaaatgttattttctgtttattaagtTCACTCACTTGTCCTTTCCATACTTCAGCTTCTTGCTGAAAAAGCTGTTTATGGCTTGTCTGAAGTTGAGAATTTTCATTCAAAGCATCTTTTATTGCTATAGCCCGTCGTTCTTCACTCATTTTAAATGTCTTGCAGATGATT
Proteins encoded in this region:
- the OR2A7 gene encoding olfactory receptor 2A7, whose translation is MGDNITSITEFLLLGFPVGPRIQMLLFGLFSLFYVFTLLGNGTILGLISLDSRLHAPMYFFLSHLAVVDIAYACNTVPRMLVNLLHPAKPISFAGRMMQTFLFSTFAVTECLLLVVMSYDLYVAICHPLRYLAIMTWRVCITLAVTSWTTGVLLSLIHLVLLLPLPFCRPQKIYHFFCEILAVLKLACADTHINENMVLAGAISGLVGPLSTIVVSYMCILCAILQIQSREVQRKAFCTCFSHLCVIGLFYGTAIIMYVGPRYGNPKEQKKYLLLFHSLFNPMLNPLICSLRNSEVKNTLKRVLGVERAL
- the CTAGE8 gene encoding cTAGE family member 8 gives rise to the protein MEEPGATPQPYLGLVLEELRRVVAALPESMRPDENPYGFPSELVVCAAVIGFFVVLLFLWRSFRSVRSRLYVGREQKLGATLSGLIEEKCKLLEKFSLIQKEYEGYEVESSLEDASFEKAAAEEARSLEATCEKLNRSNSELEDEILCLEKDLKEEKSKHSQQDELMADISKSIQSLEDESKSLKSQIAEAKIICKTFKMSEERRAIAIKDALNENSQLQTSHKQLFQQEAEVWKGQVSELNKQKITFEDSKVHAEQVLNDKENHIKTLTGHLPMMKDQAAVLEEDTTDDDNLELEVNSQWENGANLDDPLKGALKKLIHAAKLNVSLKSLEGERNHIIIQLSEVDKTKEELTEHIKNLQTQQASLQSENIYFESENQKLQQKLKIMTEFYQENEMKLYRKLTVEENYRIEEEEKLSRVEEKISRATEGLETYRKLAKDLEEELERTVHFYQKQVISYEKRGHDNWLAARTAERNLSDLRKENAHNKQKLTETELKFELLEKDPNALDVSNTAFGREHSPCSPSPLGRPSSETRAFPSPQTLLEDPLRLSPVLPGGGGRGPSSPGNPLDHQITNERGEPSYDRLIDPHRAPSDTGSLSSPVEQDRRMMFPPPGQSYPDSTLPPQREDRFYSNSERLSGPAEPRSFKMTSLDKMDRSMPSEMESSRNDAKDDLGNLNVPDSSLPAENEATGPGFIPPPLAPVRGPLFPVDTRGPFMRRGPPFPPPPPGTMFGASRGYFPPRDFPGPPHAPFAMRNIYPPRGLPPYLHPRPGFYPNPTF